A window of Gloeocapsopsis sp. IPPAS B-1203 contains these coding sequences:
- the thrS gene encoding threonine--tRNA ligase has product MVQQMSSAQSPAQQQPKIQLPRTSESETLKKIRHTASHIMAMAVQKLFPKAQVTIGPWIENGFYYDFDNPEPFTEKDLKAIQKEMVKIINRKLPVVREEVSREEAQRRIKAINEPYKLEILDDIKQEPITIYHLGDEWWDLCAGPHLENTSELSPKAIELESVAGAYWRGDETKAQLQRIYATAWESPEQLAEYKRRKEEALRRDHRKLGKELGLFVFSDDVGPGLPLWTPKGTILRSVLEDFLKQEQINRGYQPVVTPHISRVELFKISGHWQKYKDDLFPMMGEKEEEGFVLKAMNCPFHIQIYKSELRSYRELPLRLAEFGTVYRYEQSGELGGLTRVRGFTQDDAHLFVTPEQLDNEFLNVVDLILSVIKSLRLDQNFKARLSFRDPNSDKYIGSDDAWNKAENAIRRAVETLGMDHFEGVGEAAFYGPKLDFIVKDALEREWQLGTVQVDYNLPERFDLEYVAEDGTRKRPVMIHRAPFGSLERLIGILIEEYAGDFPLWLAPAQVRLLPVSEAQQDFAMNVATKMRAAGIRAAADTSNERLGKLIRNAEKEKIPVMAVVGAKEVEANSLSIRTRAAGELGVMPVDDVLHKIKDAIANHDNF; this is encoded by the coding sequence ATGGTTCAACAAATGTCATCTGCTCAATCTCCCGCACAGCAGCAACCTAAGATTCAATTGCCGCGTACCAGTGAATCGGAGACTTTGAAGAAAATTCGTCACACTGCGTCTCACATCATGGCGATGGCAGTACAGAAGTTGTTTCCCAAAGCGCAAGTAACGATTGGTCCTTGGATTGAGAACGGATTCTATTATGATTTTGACAATCCAGAGCCATTTACCGAAAAAGACTTAAAAGCCATCCAAAAAGAGATGGTGAAAATTATTAACCGCAAATTGCCAGTCGTTCGCGAAGAAGTTAGCCGTGAAGAAGCCCAACGACGGATTAAAGCAATTAACGAACCATACAAGCTAGAAATTCTTGATGATATCAAGCAAGAGCCGATTACAATTTACCACTTAGGAGATGAGTGGTGGGATTTGTGTGCAGGTCCCCACCTTGAGAATACGAGTGAACTTAGCCCCAAAGCAATAGAACTAGAAAGTGTTGCTGGGGCGTACTGGCGTGGTGATGAAACGAAAGCACAGTTGCAACGAATCTATGCCACGGCGTGGGAATCTCCAGAACAACTTGCCGAGTACAAACGCCGTAAAGAAGAAGCACTACGGCGCGATCACCGCAAGCTAGGGAAAGAATTAGGACTCTTTGTTTTTAGCGATGATGTTGGTCCTGGTTTACCATTGTGGACGCCAAAAGGAACTATTCTGCGTAGTGTTTTAGAAGACTTTTTGAAGCAAGAACAAATTAATCGAGGCTATCAACCTGTTGTCACTCCACACATTAGTCGAGTGGAATTGTTCAAAATATCAGGTCACTGGCAAAAATACAAAGACGACTTGTTCCCGATGATGGGTGAAAAGGAAGAGGAAGGCTTTGTTTTAAAAGCAATGAATTGTCCCTTCCACATCCAGATTTATAAAAGTGAGTTACGTTCGTACCGAGAACTACCACTGCGTTTAGCAGAATTTGGCACGGTATATCGCTATGAACAATCTGGAGAACTTGGCGGACTCACGCGGGTACGCGGCTTTACTCAGGATGACGCACACCTGTTTGTGACACCAGAACAACTAGATAATGAATTTTTGAATGTCGTAGATTTGATTTTGTCTGTGATTAAAAGTTTGCGACTCGATCAAAACTTTAAAGCCCGACTCAGCTTCCGCGATCCAAATTCAGATAAATACATTGGTTCTGATGATGCATGGAACAAAGCTGAAAACGCGATTCGTCGTGCTGTAGAAACTTTGGGGATGGATCACTTTGAGGGTGTCGGAGAAGCTGCATTTTACGGTCCCAAACTTGACTTTATTGTTAAAGATGCCCTAGAACGCGAGTGGCAGCTTGGTACTGTGCAAGTTGATTACAATTTACCTGAACGATTTGATTTAGAGTACGTTGCTGAAGATGGTACGCGCAAACGTCCGGTAATGATTCACCGCGCACCTTTTGGTTCTTTGGAACGACTAATCGGGATTTTGATTGAGGAGTATGCAGGAGATTTTCCATTATGGTTAGCTCCAGCACAAGTGCGGTTGTTACCAGTAAGTGAAGCGCAGCAAGATTTTGCCATGAATGTAGCAACAAAAATGCGTGCAGCTGGTATCCGTGCGGCAGCAGATACGAGTAATGAGCGACTTGGTAAACTCATTCGCAATGCTGAAAAGGAAAAAATTCCTGTCATGGCAGTTGTTGGCGCAAAGGAAGTCGAAGCGAATAGTTTAAGTATTCGTACTCGTGCAGCGGGAGAATTAGGTGTTATGCCTGTAGATGACGTATTGCACAAAATTAAGGATGCGATCGCTAATCACGATAACTTTTAA
- a CDS encoding DUF2605 domain-containing protein, whose protein sequence is MLNSNLPEPELLKTILQPLLEDFQYWFGRSRHLLETEQIAFLDEQQQFDLLERVKQAQQEVNSAQILFKVTGGQVGIDMAVMMPWHQLLTECWKVGMRFRSEQSHK, encoded by the coding sequence ATGCTTAACTCCAATCTACCAGAGCCTGAATTGCTCAAAACCATATTGCAACCGCTGCTTGAGGACTTTCAGTATTGGTTTGGGCGATCGCGCCATCTTCTAGAAACCGAGCAAATCGCTTTTCTAGATGAGCAACAACAGTTTGACTTGCTTGAGCGCGTTAAGCAAGCACAGCAGGAGGTCAACTCAGCACAAATATTATTTAAAGTGACAGGGGGACAAGTGGGTATCGATATGGCAGTAATGATGCCTTGGCACCAGTTACTGACAGAATGCTGGAAAGTTGGAATGCGGTTTCGCTCGGAGCAGTCTCATAAATGA
- a CDS encoding DUF2973 domain-containing protein, with protein MLHLLYILAFTILALIAVSNLIRNLLMFSRERDRTYPARSPQNSQGSYSASPRSVPHPELLDTAGNIIKDPLLVIRSISVEDARQQLDALYESSPGYKGENQEEA; from the coding sequence ATGTTACACCTGCTTTACATTTTAGCTTTTACAATTCTTGCCTTAATTGCCGTCAGTAACTTAATTCGCAATCTTTTAATGTTCAGCCGAGAACGTGACAGAACTTATCCAGCGAGATCGCCTCAAAACAGCCAAGGTAGCTATTCTGCTTCACCTCGTTCTGTACCGCATCCAGAGCTACTGGATACGGCAGGAAACATCATCAAAGATCCGCTGTTGGTCATTCGCTCAATCAGTGTCGAAGATGCACGTCAGCAACTAGACGCTCTCTATGAGTCTTCTCCTGGCTACAAAGGTGAAAACCAAGAGGAAGCATAA
- a CDS encoding GH1 family beta-glucosidase, translated as MLQFPEKFLWGAATSAYQIEGAWNEDGKGESIWDTFTHRLHTIHNNEIGDIACNHYHQMPEDVALMKELGLQTYRFSISWSRVLPQGKGAINHKGLDFYDQLVDQLLAAEIIPNATLFHWDLPQALQDRGGWNNRDSVEWFCEYAQLMFQRLGDRVPLWSTHNEPWSHAFQGYSFANHAPGIACAAQAYQTVHHLLLSHGKAVQLFRQGGYKGEIGIVLSFRHYLSASDSESDRAACQRAYEDKVSMFLQPLFRGYYPENLIDWLGTQAPQIHDGDLEFIQQPIDYLGVNYYYTLSVSFASSGGLLKLKSVPFSAPGWGHTEMGWGVNPEGLKAVLLDIKENYGNPKIYITENGCALEDQPDTTGFVADWGRINYLRDHLRAIHKAIQTGANIQGYYLWSFLDNFEWSHGYRPRFGIVRVDFETCKRTPKQSAYWYQEAIARNGTE; from the coding sequence GTGTTGCAATTTCCAGAAAAATTTCTTTGGGGTGCTGCCACCTCTGCTTATCAAATTGAAGGCGCGTGGAACGAAGATGGTAAGGGAGAAAGCATTTGGGATACTTTTACACACCGTCTTCATACAATACATAACAATGAAATTGGCGATATTGCCTGTAACCACTATCATCAAATGCCCGAAGATGTGGCTTTAATGAAAGAACTAGGACTACAGACGTACCGCTTTTCGATTTCTTGGTCGCGGGTATTGCCACAAGGCAAAGGTGCAATTAATCACAAAGGACTCGATTTCTACGATCAACTAGTAGATCAATTACTAGCAGCAGAAATTATCCCAAACGCTACGCTATTTCATTGGGATTTGCCTCAAGCATTGCAAGATCGAGGTGGTTGGAATAATCGCGACAGTGTCGAGTGGTTTTGCGAGTATGCACAACTAATGTTTCAGCGTTTAGGCGATCGCGTTCCATTGTGGTCTACGCACAACGAACCTTGGTCACACGCTTTTCAAGGATATAGCTTTGCAAATCATGCTCCAGGAATTGCCTGTGCTGCCCAAGCATATCAAACTGTACATCACTTATTGTTATCGCATGGCAAGGCAGTACAACTATTTCGTCAAGGAGGTTATAAAGGGGAAATTGGTATAGTTTTAAGCTTTCGGCATTACTTAAGCGCCAGTGACAGTGAAAGCGATCGCGCTGCGTGTCAACGCGCGTATGAAGACAAAGTATCAATGTTTCTGCAACCACTATTTCGAGGATATTATCCAGAAAATTTAATCGATTGGTTAGGTACGCAAGCTCCGCAAATTCACGATGGCGACTTAGAATTTATTCAGCAACCAATTGATTATTTAGGTGTGAATTATTACTACACATTGTCAGTATCTTTTGCATCGAGTGGTGGTTTACTCAAGCTCAAATCTGTGCCTTTTTCTGCGCCAGGTTGGGGTCATACTGAAATGGGCTGGGGTGTTAATCCAGAAGGCTTAAAAGCAGTATTGCTTGATATTAAAGAAAACTACGGCAATCCTAAGATTTATATTACTGAAAATGGCTGTGCATTGGAAGATCAACCGGATACCACAGGATTTGTTGCTGATTGGGGACGTATAAATTATTTGAGAGATCACTTACGAGCAATACACAAAGCAATTCAAACAGGAGCGAATATTCAAGGCTATTATCTTTGGAGTTTTCTAGATAATTTTGAGTGGTCGCATGGATACCGACCGCGCTTTGGTATTGTGCGCGTAGATTTTGAGACGTGTAAACGTACTCCGAAACAAAGTGCTTACTGGTATCAAGAAGCGATCGCCCGAAATGGCACAGAGTAG
- a CDS encoding glycosyltransferase has product MQITILAIGSRGDVQPYIALGLGLQAAGHQIQIVSYARFAQFVRSHGLDFAAVGTNPQEYIQALAKNVDYWQIFCDSLEQLLEDCWNCCQDTEAIIYSQVALPGYHIAEKLQVPCFAAFTNPLTRTRAFPHPLYTTPINVGGAYNWLTYVIHEQLRWQSVRKKINYWRQNLNLPPVPFAGLYSHLQQQQIPILHCFSPTVVPKPKDWSDWAYVTGYWFLEDSQWQPPIDLVNFIESGVPPIYIGFGSMSERSPEVVTNLILDALMQTKQRGILSNWGGLQGVDLPDNVFPMTGNISHDWLFPLCCAVVHHGGAGTTAAALRAGVPSVVIPFGVDQPFWGQRVADLGVGTLPIPQKELTRDQFVAAIQNVICNETMTNNALALGDRIRAEDGVGRAVEIIQSYLDS; this is encoded by the coding sequence ATGCAAATAACGATCTTAGCGATTGGTAGTCGAGGTGATGTGCAGCCCTATATAGCATTAGGGTTAGGGTTACAAGCAGCTGGTCATCAAATACAAATTGTGTCTTATGCTCGATTTGCACAATTCGTGCGCAGTCATGGATTAGACTTTGCAGCAGTAGGCACAAATCCTCAAGAATATATTCAAGCTTTAGCAAAAAATGTTGATTACTGGCAAATCTTCTGTGATAGCCTAGAACAACTTTTAGAAGATTGCTGGAACTGCTGTCAAGACACAGAAGCCATTATTTATTCTCAAGTTGCCTTACCTGGCTATCATATTGCTGAAAAACTACAAGTACCGTGCTTTGCGGCGTTTACAAATCCATTAACTCGTACACGAGCATTTCCCCATCCACTTTACACAACTCCCATCAATGTTGGTGGCGCTTACAACTGGTTAACGTATGTCATTCACGAACAACTGCGTTGGCAATCAGTGCGAAAAAAAATTAATTACTGGCGGCAGAATTTAAACTTACCACCAGTACCTTTCGCAGGTCTTTACTCTCATTTACAACAGCAGCAAATACCAATTCTTCATTGTTTTAGCCCGACTGTAGTTCCCAAGCCGAAAGATTGGTCAGATTGGGCTTATGTTACGGGCTATTGGTTTTTAGAAGATTCCCAGTGGCAACCACCAATAGATTTAGTTAATTTTATTGAATCAGGAGTGCCACCAATTTACATTGGCTTTGGTAGCATGAGCGAACGAAGTCCAGAAGTCGTCACAAATTTGATACTAGACGCTTTGATGCAAACAAAACAGCGCGGTATTTTGTCGAATTGGGGAGGTTTACAAGGTGTTGATTTACCAGATAATGTATTTCCAATGACTGGCAACATTTCTCATGACTGGTTGTTTCCTCTGTGTTGTGCGGTAGTTCATCACGGTGGCGCAGGTACAACAGCCGCAGCTTTACGGGCAGGTGTTCCTTCAGTAGTGATTCCCTTCGGCGTCGATCAACCGTTTTGGGGACAACGAGTTGCAGATTTAGGTGTAGGAACCTTGCCAATTCCTCAAAAAGAACTCACTCGCGATCAGTTTGTAGCAGCAATTCAAAATGTGATTTGCAATGAAACTATGACGAACAATGCTCTTGCTTTAGGCGATCGCATTCGTGCAGAAGATGGAGTTGGACGGGCAGTAGAGATTATTCAAAGTTATCTAGATTCCTAG
- a CDS encoding TIM barrel protein: protein MQGIRVANAPCSWGDLGVQGLEGESIGYQQMLDELVETGYVGTDLGDWGYMPTDPNQLTAELERRNLTIISGYVPVAVKNPESHQQAEAQALKIARLLSAVANTSDSQKSRPFMVVMDEIGAVPVRTQNAGRVEPGMELSDEEWGKCIAGAEQIARAIRDETGMRTTFHHHCASYLETPKEIAHFLEQTDPNLIGLTLDTGHYAYGAATDDAQSVLEAFERFGDRIWHVHFKDCDFELAQASRNQGWDYFEAVRRGLFCELGKGGVDFPAVVAWLREHNYDGWIVVEQDVLPGMGTPKQSAQRNREYLKQLGL, encoded by the coding sequence ATGCAGGGAATTCGCGTTGCTAATGCCCCTTGTTCTTGGGGTGATTTGGGAGTGCAAGGACTTGAGGGTGAAAGTATTGGTTATCAACAAATGTTGGACGAGCTAGTGGAAACTGGCTATGTTGGTACTGATTTAGGTGACTGGGGATATATGCCTACAGATCCAAATCAGTTAACAGCTGAACTTGAGCGCCGTAATCTCACAATCATCAGTGGCTATGTTCCAGTAGCTGTGAAAAATCCAGAATCACATCAACAAGCTGAAGCACAGGCTCTCAAAATTGCCCGATTGCTGTCGGCAGTGGCAAACACAAGTGATAGTCAAAAAAGCCGCCCTTTCATGGTGGTAATGGATGAAATTGGTGCTGTCCCTGTACGAACGCAAAATGCAGGAAGAGTTGAGCCAGGAATGGAGTTAAGCGACGAGGAGTGGGGTAAATGCATTGCAGGGGCTGAGCAGATTGCACGCGCAATTCGGGATGAAACAGGAATGCGGACAACGTTTCATCATCATTGTGCTTCTTATCTAGAAACACCAAAAGAAATTGCCCACTTTTTAGAGCAAACTGATCCCAATTTGATTGGCTTAACTTTAGACACTGGACACTATGCTTATGGTGCGGCTACAGATGATGCGCAGTCTGTATTAGAAGCTTTTGAGCGCTTTGGCGATCGCATCTGGCACGTACATTTTAAAGACTGTGACTTTGAACTTGCCCAAGCCTCCCGCAACCAAGGTTGGGATTATTTTGAGGCTGTGCGTCGCGGGCTATTCTGCGAACTTGGCAAAGGTGGCGTTGATTTTCCTGCGGTAGTTGCTTGGCTGCGCGAACATAACTATGACGGTTGGATTGTTGTCGAACAAGATGTACTTCCTGGCATGGGAACTCCTAAACAAAGTGCTCAGCGCAATAGAGAATATTTAAAGCAATTAGGATTGTAA
- a CDS encoding sedoheptulose 7-phosphate cyclase → MSAKWSVKTQLPVHYTVFESFDLFNPENNALLFDGQNSSLQSLRRVVVVDDYVERLHGERIRQYFQYHEIEYRLISLSVSEDNKSMDTVFQVIEELNAFEVARRSEPVIAIGGGVLMDIVGLAANLFRRGIPYIRVPTTLLGVVDAAIGAKTAVNFQGHKNRIGTFYPPLAAILDTTLLQTLSDRQISNGIAEILKIALVKDTELFELLENYGAAMLSSKCQNPEAMPIIRRSVQGMLEDLESNLWEEKLERLVDYGHTFCPTLELKAVPKLLHGEAVAVDMAISVMLAYQRSLVTYQEVERVYNFMRSVRLPLLHPICTPELLYAALQSTTKHRNGLQRFPLTVGIGSAQFFHDITYDEIKTAVKAIAQLEPDAAMQTSL, encoded by the coding sequence ATGAGTGCAAAGTGGTCAGTCAAGACACAATTACCAGTTCATTACACTGTATTTGAGAGTTTCGACCTATTCAATCCTGAAAACAACGCTCTGTTGTTCGACGGGCAGAATTCGAGCCTGCAGTCTTTGCGTCGAGTCGTTGTCGTCGATGATTATGTTGAACGTCTCCACGGAGAACGCATTCGCCAGTACTTTCAGTATCACGAAATTGAATACCGCCTGATCTCGCTTTCGGTGTCTGAAGATAATAAATCGATGGATACGGTTTTCCAGGTAATCGAAGAACTAAATGCTTTTGAAGTTGCACGGCGATCAGAGCCAGTGATTGCGATCGGCGGTGGCGTACTGATGGATATTGTTGGTTTAGCTGCTAACCTTTTTCGACGGGGAATTCCCTATATCCGTGTTCCTACAACTTTATTAGGAGTCGTCGATGCCGCAATCGGTGCCAAAACAGCGGTAAACTTCCAAGGTCATAAAAATCGGATCGGTACATTCTATCCTCCACTTGCCGCAATACTTGATACAACACTGTTACAAACTTTAAGTGACAGACAAATTAGTAATGGTATTGCGGAGATTCTCAAAATTGCACTTGTCAAAGATACAGAATTATTTGAACTATTAGAGAATTATGGTGCGGCAATGCTAAGTAGCAAGTGCCAAAATCCAGAAGCCATGCCAATTATTCGGCGTTCCGTACAAGGCATGTTAGAAGATTTAGAATCAAATCTCTGGGAGGAGAAACTCGAAAGACTCGTAGATTACGGTCACACTTTCTGCCCTACACTGGAGTTGAAAGCTGTACCAAAACTCTTACACGGAGAAGCTGTTGCGGTTGATATGGCAATTTCTGTGATGCTTGCCTATCAAAGAAGTTTAGTCACTTATCAAGAAGTCGAACGCGTTTATAATTTTATGCGCAGCGTGCGTTTACCATTACTACATCCGATTTGTACGCCAGAACTGCTATATGCAGCATTACAAAGTACAACAAAACATCGCAACGGGCTACAACGCTTTCCATTGACTGTAGGAATTGGTTCAGCACAATTTTTCCACGATATCACCTACGATGAAATCAAAACAGCCGTAAAAGCGATCGCACAATTAGAACCAGACGCAGCAATGCAAACTTCCTTGTAA
- a CDS encoding O-methyltransferase codes for MTTVNETIEYNEHLSQYIRNLFVVEDDTLQQIRERPAKEGLPPHDINPEEGRFLQLLVRASNGKSAIEFGTLVGYSSIWIARGLAPGGKLFTFEKEQMCADIAKDNFAKANVAHQIEILCGDAHTLVDSVAAQGPFDFVFIDAEKTGYIDYFDWALENTRPGGFIVAHNVFLHRTILDSDTTDEGVKAMQMFHKHVATSNRVMSTVFPAGDGTLVAVTA; via the coding sequence ATGACTACAGTCAACGAGACGATCGAATACAACGAGCACCTCAGTCAATATATTCGTAACTTATTTGTTGTTGAAGACGACACTTTACAACAAATTCGCGAACGACCAGCAAAAGAGGGTTTACCTCCCCACGACATTAATCCAGAAGAAGGGCGCTTTCTGCAACTACTAGTCCGTGCGAGTAATGGCAAATCAGCAATAGAATTTGGCACGCTTGTAGGATATAGCAGTATTTGGATTGCCCGTGGCTTAGCACCAGGAGGTAAACTATTCACGTTCGAGAAAGAACAGATGTGCGCGGACATTGCTAAGGATAATTTTGCCAAAGCTAACGTTGCTCACCAAATAGAGATTCTTTGTGGCGATGCTCATACCTTAGTTGATTCCGTTGCTGCTCAAGGACCTTTTGATTTTGTGTTCATCGACGCGGAGAAGACAGGTTACATTGATTACTTTGATTGGGCATTAGAAAATACGCGTCCTGGTGGGTTTATTGTTGCTCATAACGTATTCCTCCACCGCACCATCCTTGATTCAGACACAACTGATGAAGGAGTCAAAGCAATGCAGATGTTCCACAAACACGTTGCTACCTCTAACCGTGTTATGAGTACTGTATTTCCGGCAGGAGATGGAACTCTTGTTGCGGTAACTGCCTAA
- a CDS encoding ATP-grasp enzyme, with the protein MESVQTPRKQAFALLKSLGTLTLLLLVFPFSLSVVVLTLLWSSLTSLFQQRRVQANPRRILLTGAKMTKCLTLARSFHAAGHRVFMVETKKYWLSGNQFSNCVEALYTVPAPQHDTEGYIQGLLNIVKQEKIDMFIPVSSPVASYYDSLAKPALSPYCEVFAFDAETTKLLDNKFTFNQKAHSVGLSAPKTFLITDPDQVLQFDFAADGSQYILKSIAYDSINRLALLKLPCAAEEMAGYVYSLPISEENPWIMQEFLRGQEYCTHAVVRDGQLLLYACAKSCDFLVNYEHDYNPAILDWVGRFVKELNLTGQICLDFIQAADGTVYPIECNPRTSTCITMFHDQPKVVADAYLSSSTQAPKEPVQPLPDSKPTYWTFHELWRLLNIKSWRDFQYRLSIIFNGIDPVFHPRDPLPFLGVNHWQIPLLILNNVRQLKGWERIDFNIGKLVQLGGD; encoded by the coding sequence ATGGAATCAGTACAAACTCCCCGCAAGCAAGCTTTTGCTTTACTCAAGAGCCTTGGTACTCTGACTTTACTTTTATTAGTATTTCCATTTTCTTTGAGCGTTGTTGTCCTTACGCTGTTATGGAGTTCGCTAACCAGCTTATTTCAACAGCGTCGCGTACAGGCAAATCCGCGGAGGATTTTGCTCACTGGTGCCAAGATGACAAAATGCTTAACTCTAGCGCGATCGTTTCACGCAGCTGGGCATCGCGTTTTCATGGTAGAAACCAAAAAGTACTGGTTATCAGGCAATCAGTTTTCTAACTGTGTAGAAGCTTTGTACACCGTTCCTGCACCTCAACACGATACTGAGGGCTACATTCAGGGGTTACTGAACATTGTCAAGCAAGAAAAAATTGATATGTTCATTCCTGTATCTAGCCCAGTTGCTAGCTATTATGACTCTTTAGCCAAACCAGCATTGTCGCCCTATTGCGAAGTATTTGCGTTTGATGCTGAGACAACTAAGCTACTAGACAACAAGTTTACTTTTAACCAAAAAGCACATTCTGTAGGACTATCTGCGCCAAAAACATTCTTAATTACCGATCCAGATCAAGTTCTCCAATTTGATTTTGCTGCTGATGGAAGTCAGTACATTCTTAAAAGCATTGCCTACGACTCAATCAATCGCTTAGCTTTGCTGAAATTGCCCTGTGCTGCTGAAGAAATGGCTGGATATGTTTACAGTTTGCCAATCAGCGAGGAAAATCCCTGGATTATGCAGGAGTTTCTCAGAGGGCAAGAGTATTGTACTCACGCTGTTGTTAGAGATGGACAGTTACTGCTTTATGCTTGTGCCAAATCCTGCGATTTCTTGGTTAACTACGAGCACGACTACAATCCCGCAATTTTAGATTGGGTAGGTCGCTTTGTCAAAGAACTCAACCTGACAGGGCAAATTTGTTTGGACTTTATTCAAGCAGCAGATGGTACAGTTTATCCGATTGAATGTAATCCGCGAACAAGTACCTGTATCACTATGTTCCACGACCAACCAAAGGTAGTGGCAGATGCTTATCTCAGTAGTAGTACACAAGCACCAAAAGAACCTGTGCAGCCTCTACCTGATAGTAAGCCTACTTATTGGACATTTCACGAGCTTTGGCGGTTACTAAATATTAAGTCTTGGAGAGATTTTCAGTATCGGCTCAGCATTATTTTCAATGGTATAGATCCAGTTTTTCATCCTCGCGATCCATTGCCATTTCTCGGAGTCAATCACTGGCAAATTCCTTTGCTAATTCTCAACAACGTACGTCAATTAAAAGGTTGGGAACGTATTGACTTCAACATTGGCAAGCTGGTGCAGTTAGGTGGTGACTAA
- a CDS encoding methyltransferase — translation MTTTLAQKTNNMEAKKKVFGMIQAFWESQCLYVATRLDIFNILSEGSQSIETLAEKTATKVDKLYIILRALGHLGVLEEQPGRVFAATEVSELLVTNAGPSIGHFAMHIIEPAQWDAWKVLETCLHTGEVPFERANGKTVYEFTRDEDWSGDVFIKAMSFLTDHAVDALLDVFDFSRFNTVMDVGGGQGGLISKIVKRFGCRGILFDLPYVTETAPAHIEKQGAAADAVQIVTGDVFKGLPTGADAIVMKYFLSSWKDEDALAILRHCKAALPKHGKVVLLQCIVPDLGEPTVCPDGIIPSLFATQIMVAVPGGAWRTQKEYERLFTASGFQLENVVHTGTNLSALEFGLVG, via the coding sequence ATGACAACTACACTCGCTCAAAAAACTAACAACATGGAAGCCAAAAAGAAAGTTTTTGGCATGATCCAAGCTTTCTGGGAAAGTCAGTGTTTATATGTGGCAACACGCCTAGATATCTTTAATATATTGTCTGAAGGATCGCAAAGTATTGAAACCCTAGCGGAAAAGACTGCAACTAAGGTTGACAAACTTTACATTATATTACGTGCTTTAGGGCACTTAGGAGTGCTGGAAGAACAGCCAGGAAGAGTTTTTGCGGCAACAGAAGTGTCTGAACTGCTAGTCACAAATGCTGGACCTTCGATTGGGCATTTTGCGATGCACATTATTGAACCAGCACAGTGGGATGCTTGGAAAGTGTTAGAAACGTGCTTACATACTGGTGAAGTGCCGTTTGAGCGTGCTAATGGCAAAACGGTTTATGAGTTTACACGAGATGAAGATTGGAGTGGCGATGTTTTTATCAAAGCTATGAGTTTCTTAACCGATCATGCTGTTGATGCATTGCTCGATGTTTTTGATTTTAGCCGCTTTAATACAGTTATGGATGTCGGTGGTGGTCAAGGCGGACTCATTTCTAAGATTGTTAAGCGCTTTGGCTGTAGAGGTATCTTATTTGATTTACCGTATGTTACAGAAACAGCACCCGCACACATTGAAAAACAAGGCGCTGCAGCTGATGCAGTTCAAATCGTAACAGGTGATGTTTTTAAGGGATTGCCTACTGGGGCTGATGCAATTGTAATGAAGTATTTCCTATCTTCGTGGAAAGATGAAGATGCACTCGCGATACTGCGTCATTGTAAAGCAGCACTACCAAAACATGGCAAGGTAGTTTTATTGCAGTGTATTGTTCCAGATTTAGGTGAGCCGACAGTTTGCCCTGATGGTATTATTCCATCACTATTTGCGACACAGATTATGGTGGCAGTTCCTGGTGGTGCGTGGCGTACTCAGAAAGAATATGAACGCTTATTCACAGCAAGCGGTTTCCAACTTGAAAATGTCGTGCATACGGGAACTAATCTCTCAGCATTGGAATTTGGTTTAGTAGGTTGA